The following coding sequences lie in one Treponema sp. OMZ 790 genomic window:
- the rseP gene encoding RIP metalloprotease RseP: protein MVKILIGLIILSIMVFIHELGHFIAAKLCGVVVETFSIGWGPVLFKKKRGDTEYRISAIPMGGYCGMKGEKAFQQAIEENLSAIPKKKGELYGVHPFKRIIIAFAGPFANYISAVLALAIVSAIGSSYYTSSNKIAPVYYYNEADDSPAREADLKMGDVILSINGEKTETFADIVRLIVPEAKEEVTLKIERDGRILTKKLKPKLDPKTGAGIIGFYSFIPLEIEGVKPSSAAELAGLKKGDLIVSVNGIEVANTVDLNRALERISEKTAELAVLRDGNKITKIVNLIRTERGVDLGLNMKTIKVEIPGTGFFKSIVNGFVLTHKSFILTFKSLSLLFKGVDLRQAVSGPVRITHMLGDVAAQGFKAGFLIGLSDILNFVSIISISLFIMNLLPIPILDGGLILFAFIEFIFRRQIHPKVLYYVQFIGMAFIGIVFIFALWGDIGYFLGR from the coding sequence ATGGTTAAGATTTTAATAGGTTTGATTATATTGAGTATCATGGTCTTTATCCATGAGCTTGGACATTTTATTGCCGCAAAGCTGTGCGGCGTTGTGGTCGAAACTTTTTCGATAGGCTGGGGACCTGTTCTTTTTAAAAAAAAGAGGGGAGATACCGAGTATAGAATTTCTGCAATTCCCATGGGCGGCTATTGCGGCATGAAGGGCGAAAAAGCCTTTCAGCAAGCTATCGAAGAAAATCTCTCTGCAATTCCTAAAAAGAAGGGCGAGCTTTACGGGGTGCATCCTTTTAAGCGGATTATAATTGCCTTTGCCGGCCCATTTGCAAACTATATAAGTGCAGTTCTTGCTCTTGCGATTGTAAGTGCCATAGGTTCAAGCTATTATACGAGCTCTAACAAGATAGCTCCCGTTTATTATTACAACGAAGCTGATGACTCTCCCGCCCGCGAGGCCGATTTAAAAATGGGGGATGTGATTTTAAGCATTAACGGCGAGAAAACCGAAACCTTTGCCGACATTGTGCGGCTCATAGTGCCTGAAGCAAAGGAAGAGGTTACCTTAAAAATAGAAAGAGATGGCCGAATCCTTACAAAAAAACTCAAGCCCAAGCTCGACCCAAAAACCGGTGCAGGCATAATAGGCTTTTATTCTTTTATTCCTCTTGAAATAGAAGGAGTAAAACCTTCTTCTGCGGCCGAACTTGCAGGGCTTAAAAAAGGCGATCTTATTGTATCTGTAAACGGAATTGAAGTTGCCAATACTGTAGACTTAAACCGTGCCCTGGAAAGAATATCTGAAAAAACTGCCGAATTAGCTGTGTTAAGAGACGGAAATAAAATCACAAAAATCGTAAACCTTATCCGAACCGAAAGAGGTGTAGATTTGGGGCTCAATATGAAAACTATCAAGGTTGAAATCCCCGGAACAGGCTTTTTTAAAAGCATAGTGAACGGTTTTGTTTTAACCCATAAGAGTTTTATATTAACGTTTAAAAGCTTAAGTCTCTTGTTTAAAGGCGTTGACTTGAGGCAGGCGGTCTCAGGGCCGGTACGCATTACCCACATGCTTGGCGATGTCGCCGCCCAAGGTTTTAAGGCCGGTTTTTTAATCGGGCTTTCAGATATCTTAAACTTTGTAAGCATAATTTCAATTTCTCTTTTTATAATGAATTTATTGCCGATTCCTATTTTGGACGGGGGCTTAATTCTTTTTGCCTTTATCGAATTTATTTTTAGAAGGCAAATTCATCCGAAAGTCCTGTACTATGTTCAATTTATAGGAATGGCATTTATAGGTATAGTTTTTATTTTTGCCCTTTGGGGAGACATAGGATATTTTTTAGGACGATAG
- a CDS encoding FMN-binding protein: MNKKICFTLTIFALSFLLFSCYVKNNENLVSGIFEGEAQGLIGTMSVRVTIEKNRIKNIDVLEYADTPGYSDTVFEYLPKRVIQKDSTDVDLVAGATFTSKAFLEAVNDALKKAGIHAEKE, encoded by the coding sequence ATGAATAAAAAGATTTGTTTTACGCTTACAATTTTTGCTTTGAGTTTTCTTTTGTTTTCTTGTTATGTAAAAAATAATGAGAATCTTGTTTCGGGTATTTTTGAGGGCGAAGCACAAGGTTTGATAGGGACTATGAGCGTAAGAGTTACGATAGAAAAAAATAGAATTAAAAATATAGATGTGCTTGAGTATGCCGATACTCCCGGCTACAGCGACACAGTTTTTGAGTACCTGCCTAAGAGGGTTATTCAAAAAGATTCTACGGATGTGGATCTTGTGGCCGGGGCTACCTTCACAAGTAAGGCTTTTTTAGAGGCGGTAAATGACGCCTTAAAAAAAGCCGGTATACATGCCGAAAAAGAATAG
- the leuS gene encoding leucine--tRNA ligase: MAYPFSTIESKWQKYWEENKTFKTIEDKNYPKDKRLYILDMFPYPSGDGLHVGHPEGYTATDIYSRFLRMNGYNVLHPMGFDSFGLPAENYAIKTGVHPLITTRKNMETFRNQIKSIGLSYDWDREISTSEESYYKWTQWIFLQLFKKGLAYEKEAPINWCPSCLTGLANEEVKDGKCERCGTQIQRKNLRQWILKITEYAERLLEDLDELDWPESIKIMQKNWIGKSTGAEVDFALIDKEGKETGQKIKVYTTRPDTIFGATYMVLAPEHELVKSITTKEQSKAVADYIEEAAKKSDLERTDLAKNKTGVFTGAYAINPLTEQKIPVWISDYILISYGTGAIMAVPAHDERDFEFATQFNLPKIKVVAGVEEWEGGKRDFSEEPKTCTTEDGYSVNSKKFDGLKTEEAKTKITEHLETLGIAKRAVNYKLRDWIFSRQRYWGEPIPLVHCPCCGIVPIDGHDLPLTLPQVESYTPTGTGESPLAAIDSWVNTKCPKCGKAAKRETNTMPQWAGSCWYYLRYTDPNNSEAFADKARCDYWMPVDLYVGGTEHAVLHLLYARFWHKVLYDLGLVSTKEPFTRLVNQGMITSFAYMRKNKSLVPADKVKKISETEFEDIETGEKLEQVIAKMSKSLKNVINPDDIIKEYGADTLRLYEMFLGPLEVSKPWNTSGIMGVFRFLEKIWNLSDREIYKTPVNDTSTPETKALTVLLNKTIRKVTEDTASLNFNTAISQMMIFINEVSKHKKIPHYVWYNFVKLLNPYAPHLAEELWQKMGNDESIAYSHWPMFVEKFCVDQTCTVVVQVNGKLRGKFEAEAGTSKEELEKLALANEGAIRNIEGKEIKKIITVPDKLVNIVVQ; this comes from the coding sequence AAGTGGCAAAAATATTGGGAAGAAAACAAAACTTTTAAAACAATTGAGGACAAAAATTATCCTAAGGATAAGAGGCTTTATATTTTAGATATGTTCCCCTATCCTTCGGGAGACGGCCTTCATGTAGGACACCCTGAAGGATACACTGCAACGGACATTTACAGCCGTTTTTTACGCATGAACGGGTACAATGTACTCCATCCGATGGGCTTTGACTCCTTCGGTCTTCCTGCAGAAAACTATGCAATCAAGACCGGAGTCCATCCCCTTATCACCACCCGAAAAAATATGGAAACCTTTAGAAACCAGATAAAGTCCATAGGTTTGAGCTATGATTGGGACAGGGAAATTTCTACAAGCGAAGAATCCTATTATAAATGGACCCAGTGGATCTTTCTCCAATTATTTAAAAAGGGCTTAGCCTACGAAAAAGAAGCCCCCATCAACTGGTGCCCTTCATGTTTAACAGGCCTTGCCAATGAGGAAGTAAAAGACGGTAAATGCGAAAGATGCGGGACTCAAATCCAACGCAAAAATTTGCGGCAGTGGATTTTAAAGATAACCGAATATGCCGAACGCCTCTTAGAGGACTTGGATGAACTCGACTGGCCTGAATCCATAAAAATCATGCAAAAGAACTGGATAGGCAAGAGTACGGGAGCCGAGGTAGATTTTGCTCTAATCGATAAGGAAGGAAAAGAAACAGGGCAAAAGATAAAGGTTTATACAACTCGCCCCGACACAATCTTCGGAGCCACCTACATGGTATTGGCCCCGGAACACGAGCTTGTAAAAAGCATAACAACAAAGGAGCAATCAAAAGCCGTTGCCGATTATATAGAAGAGGCTGCAAAAAAAAGCGACCTTGAAAGAACCGACCTTGCAAAAAACAAGACCGGCGTTTTTACGGGGGCCTATGCAATCAATCCATTAACAGAGCAAAAAATCCCGGTTTGGATTTCCGACTATATTTTAATCTCTTACGGAACGGGAGCAATTATGGCTGTTCCTGCCCACGATGAAAGAGACTTTGAATTTGCAACTCAATTCAATTTGCCTAAAATCAAGGTGGTAGCCGGAGTAGAAGAATGGGAAGGCGGAAAAAGAGACTTCTCTGAAGAACCCAAGACTTGTACAACCGAGGACGGCTATTCCGTCAACTCAAAAAAATTTGACGGATTAAAAACCGAAGAAGCCAAGACAAAGATAACCGAGCATCTTGAAACTCTCGGTATTGCAAAAAGGGCCGTAAACTATAAGCTCCGTGACTGGATCTTCAGCCGACAGCGCTATTGGGGAGAGCCCATACCCTTGGTACACTGCCCATGCTGCGGCATAGTTCCAATAGACGGGCATGATCTTCCCCTAACTCTGCCGCAAGTAGAGAGCTACACTCCCACAGGAACGGGAGAAAGCCCCTTGGCAGCAATCGATTCTTGGGTAAACACAAAATGCCCCAAATGCGGGAAAGCAGCAAAACGCGAAACCAATACAATGCCCCAGTGGGCAGGCTCTTGCTGGTACTACCTCCGATACACAGATCCCAATAACAGCGAAGCTTTTGCCGACAAGGCAAGGTGCGATTATTGGATGCCGGTTGATCTCTATGTAGGAGGAACGGAGCATGCAGTTCTTCACCTATTATATGCGAGGTTTTGGCACAAGGTCTTATATGACTTAGGCCTTGTGTCTACAAAGGAACCCTTTACACGGCTTGTAAATCAGGGAATGATAACCTCCTTTGCCTACATGCGAAAAAACAAAAGCCTTGTTCCGGCCGATAAGGTTAAAAAAATATCCGAAACCGAATTTGAAGATATCGAAACAGGCGAAAAACTTGAGCAGGTAATAGCCAAGATGTCCAAGAGCTTAAAGAACGTTATCAACCCCGACGATATCATAAAGGAATACGGAGCAGACACCTTGCGCCTCTACGAAATGTTCTTAGGCCCATTGGAGGTTTCAAAACCATGGAACACAAGCGGTATAATGGGCGTGTTTAGATTTTTGGAAAAAATCTGGAACCTGTCTGACAGGGAAATCTACAAAACTCCCGTCAACGATACCTCGACTCCTGAAACTAAGGCCTTGACAGTTCTCTTAAATAAAACGATTAGAAAGGTAACCGAGGATACGGCCTCTCTTAACTTTAATACGGCCATAAGCCAGATGATGATTTTTATAAACGAGGTTTCAAAGCACAAAAAGATACCCCACTATGTTTGGTATAATTTTGTAAAACTTTTAAACCCTTACGCTCCCCACTTAGCTGAAGAACTTTGGCAAAAGATGGGGAATGACGAATCGATAGCCTATTCTCACTGGCCGATGTTTGTCGAAAAATTCTGCGTTGACCAAACATGTACGGTTGTAGTACAGGTAAACGGCAAGCTCCGCGGTAAGTTTGAAGCAGAAGCCGGAACTTCGAAAGAGGAGTTAGAAAAACTTGCGCTCGCAAATGAGGGTGCAATCCGCAACATTGAAGGCAAGGAGATTAAAAAGATAATTACCGTGCCGGATAAGCTTGTAAACATTGTAGTGCAGTAG